A region from the Kryptolebias marmoratus isolate JLee-2015 linkage group LG9, ASM164957v2, whole genome shotgun sequence genome encodes:
- the rbmx gene encoding RNA-binding motif protein, X chromosome isoform X2, which yields MAEADRPGKLFIGGLNTETTEKALEQYFSKYGRIVEVLLMKDRETNKSRGFAFVTFESPADAKDAAREMNGKSLDGKPIKVEQATKPQFESAGRRGPPMHSRSRGPPRGPRGSRGGMRGPPSRDYYDSGSEEPFFKGMSSRGPPPMKRGPPVRNGGPPLKRPAPSGPMSRPPMSRDRDPYGPPPPRRDSMMSRRDDYPSPRDDHYNPKDSYSSRDYNFRDSRDYGPPPRDYSYRDYSNSSSRDDYGSMSKGYGDRDGYGGGREPRSYMDRSSGGSYRDSYDGYG from the exons ATGGCCGAGGCAGACCGACCAGGGAAGCTCTTCATCGGTGGGTTGAACACGGAGACCACCGAGAAGGCCTTGGAGCAGTACTTCAGCAAATATGGCAGAATTGTCGAAG ttCTTCTGATGAAGGATCGCGAAACAAACAAGTCGAGGGGATTTGCATTTGTTACCTTTGAAAGTCCTGCTGATGCAAAAGATGCAGCCCGTGAAATGAATGGAAag TCCCTTGATGGTAAGCCTATTAAAGTGGAGCAAGCTACGAAGCCTCAGTTTGAAAGTGCTGGCAGACGAGGGCCTCCCATGCACTCCCGCAGTCGTGGTCCACCCCGAGGTCCCCGTGGTTCTAGAGGAGGCATGAGGGGTCCCCCATCCAGAG ACTACTATGATTCAGGATCTGAGGAGCCCTTCTTTAAAGGGATGTCGTCCAGAGGCCCCCCACCAATGAAACGGGGTCCCCCAGTTCGTAATGGAGGTCCTCCGCTAAAGAGACCGGCTCCATCTGGTCCCATGAGTAGGC CCCCGATGTCAAGGGACAGGGATCCCTATGGTCCACCCCCTCCTCGCAGAGACTCAATGATGTCCAGGAGGGATGATTACCCATCACCTAGAGATGACCACTACAACCCTAAAGACAG cTATTCAAGTCGAGATTACAATTTCAGAGATTCAAGGGACTACGGGCCTCCCCCAAGAGACTACTCCTACAGGGACTATTCAAATTCCAGCTCCCGTGACGACTACGGCTCGATGTCGAAAGGATATGG TGACCGCGATGGTTATGGAGGTGGCCGGGAACCCAGAAGCTATATGGATCGTTCAAGTGGTGGCTCCTACCGAGATTCGTATGACGGTTACG GATGA
- the rbmx gene encoding RNA-binding motif protein, X chromosome isoform X1 has translation MAEADRPGKLFIGGLNTETTEKALEQYFSKYGRIVEVLLMKDRETNKSRGFAFVTFESPADAKDAAREMNGKSLDGKPIKVEQATKPQFESAGRRGPPMHSRSRGPPRGPRGSRGGMRGPPSRDYYDSGSEEPFFKGMSSRGPPPMKRGPPVRNGGPPLKRPAPSGPMSRPPMSRDRDPYGPPPPRRDSMMSRRDDYPSPRDDHYNPKDSYSSRDYNFRDSRDYGPPPRDYSYRDYSNSSSRDDYGSMSKGYGDRDGYGGGREPRSYMDRSSGGSYRDSYDGYGNSRSAPPSRGPPPSYGGGGGSSRYDDYSSSSRDGYGSRDSYPSSRSDPYPPSRGERMGRQERGPAPPVERGYPPRDSYGSSRGGPRGGRGGNRADRGMARSRY, from the exons ATGGCCGAGGCAGACCGACCAGGGAAGCTCTTCATCGGTGGGTTGAACACGGAGACCACCGAGAAGGCCTTGGAGCAGTACTTCAGCAAATATGGCAGAATTGTCGAAG ttCTTCTGATGAAGGATCGCGAAACAAACAAGTCGAGGGGATTTGCATTTGTTACCTTTGAAAGTCCTGCTGATGCAAAAGATGCAGCCCGTGAAATGAATGGAAag TCCCTTGATGGTAAGCCTATTAAAGTGGAGCAAGCTACGAAGCCTCAGTTTGAAAGTGCTGGCAGACGAGGGCCTCCCATGCACTCCCGCAGTCGTGGTCCACCCCGAGGTCCCCGTGGTTCTAGAGGAGGCATGAGGGGTCCCCCATCCAGAG ACTACTATGATTCAGGATCTGAGGAGCCCTTCTTTAAAGGGATGTCGTCCAGAGGCCCCCCACCAATGAAACGGGGTCCCCCAGTTCGTAATGGAGGTCCTCCGCTAAAGAGACCGGCTCCATCTGGTCCCATGAGTAGGC CCCCGATGTCAAGGGACAGGGATCCCTATGGTCCACCCCCTCCTCGCAGAGACTCAATGATGTCCAGGAGGGATGATTACCCATCACCTAGAGATGACCACTACAACCCTAAAGACAG cTATTCAAGTCGAGATTACAATTTCAGAGATTCAAGGGACTACGGGCCTCCCCCAAGAGACTACTCCTACAGGGACTATTCAAATTCCAGCTCCCGTGACGACTACGGCTCGATGTCGAAAGGATATGG TGACCGCGATGGTTATGGAGGTGGCCGGGAACCCAGAAGCTATATGGATCGTTCAAGTGGTGGCTCCTACCGAGATTCGTATGACGGTTACG GTAACTCTCGCAGCGCCCCACCTTCACGGGGCCCCCCACCATCCTatggtggaggtggtggaagCAGTCGTTACGATGACTACAGCAGCAGCTCCCGGGATGGCTATGGCAGTCGTGACAGTTACCCCAGCAGTCGGAGTGACCCATATCCACCTAGCCGTGGTGAGCGAATGGGCAGGCAGGAAAGGGGCCCGGCTCCCCCTGTTGAGAGAGGCTACCCTCCTCGTGATTCATACGGCTCAAGTCGTGGAGGGCCACGAGGTGGCCGTGGTGGCAATCGAGCTGATAGGGGAATGGCTCGCAGCAGATACTGA